The Methylobacterium sp. PvR107 genome contains a region encoding:
- a CDS encoding methyl-accepting chemotaxis protein, with product MANLNPSMLPDEAAAIAEAVRVFEDGLSRLHALGTRAADQAPNVKADADVTGLLAAIAGQTGLLALRASIAAARDGEAGSGYAAAAAEVKDLAGQMARATDTLVSQVGRIQAAAQRSHDRADAMRRARA from the coding sequence ATGGCGAATCTCAACCCGTCCATGTTACCCGATGAGGCCGCCGCGATCGCGGAGGCGGTGCGGGTCTTCGAGGACGGGTTGAGCCGCCTGCATGCCCTCGGGACGCGGGCGGCCGATCAGGCTCCGAACGTTAAAGCGGACGCGGACGTGACCGGCCTGCTGGCCGCAATCGCCGGACAGACGGGGCTGCTGGCCCTCCGAGCCTCGATTGCGGCGGCCCGCGACGGCGAGGCCGGGAGCGGCTACGCGGCTGCGGCCGCGGAGGTGAAGGATTTGGCCGGACAGATGGCCAGGGCCACGGACACGCTCGTCTCGCAGGTCGGCCGGATCCAGGCGGCAGCCCAGCGTTCGCATGACAGGGCGGATGCGATGCGGCGGGCACGTGCCTGA